From a single Prochlorococcus sp. MIT 0603 genomic region:
- the petA gene encoding cytochrome f, giving the protein MSSILSLFLSSIIIGLTLLISPSQSWAYPFWAQQNYENPREATGKLVCANCHLAKMTTQVEVPQSVGADSVFKAAVKIPYKPGTEEIGADGSKVPLQVGAVVMLPDGFKLAPQDRWTDNIKEETKGVYFTQYSEEKENIILVGPLPGDQNKEIVFPILSPDPATNKDIHFGKYSINVGGNRGRGQVYPTGEKSNNTIFTSSNSGTISSIKSEEDGSTNITIQTEEGDSITETIPTGSNIIVKEGEAINAGSALTTDPNVGGFGQLDTEIVLQSPARVIGLMVFFAGVALTQILLVLKKKQVEKVQAAKGI; this is encoded by the coding sequence ATGAGTAGCATACTTTCTCTTTTTCTAAGCTCAATAATCATAGGGCTTACCTTACTTATCTCACCATCTCAAAGCTGGGCTTATCCTTTTTGGGCGCAACAAAATTATGAAAATCCAAGAGAGGCGACAGGGAAATTAGTTTGCGCAAATTGTCATCTTGCAAAAATGACAACCCAAGTCGAGGTTCCTCAATCAGTTGGTGCAGATAGCGTTTTCAAAGCCGCTGTAAAGATTCCTTATAAACCTGGGACTGAAGAGATAGGTGCTGATGGAAGCAAAGTACCTCTTCAAGTAGGAGCGGTAGTTATGCTCCCAGATGGCTTTAAACTCGCTCCACAAGATCGATGGACTGATAATATAAAAGAAGAAACTAAAGGTGTATATTTCACTCAATATAGTGAAGAGAAAGAAAACATTATCTTAGTAGGACCTTTACCTGGTGATCAAAATAAAGAAATAGTTTTTCCAATTCTTTCACCTGATCCCGCAACAAATAAAGATATTCACTTTGGAAAATATTCTATTAACGTAGGTGGAAATAGAGGTAGAGGGCAGGTTTATCCCACAGGCGAAAAAAGTAATAACACAATTTTTACTTCATCAAATTCAGGGACCATATCATCAATTAAAAGTGAAGAAGATGGGTCTACCAATATAACTATTCAAACAGAAGAAGGCGACTCCATAACCGAAACAATCCCTACTGGTTCGAACATAATAGTAAAAGAGGGAGAAGCAATAAATGCAGGTTCAGCTCTTACTACAGACCCAAATGTGGGTGGTTTTGGACAACTAGACACAGAAATAGTGCTTCAAAGTCCAGCTAGAGTTATTGGCTTAATGGTGTTTTTTGCTGGAGTTGCATTGACTCAAATCCTTCTAGTACTTAAGAAAAAGCAAGTAGAAAAAGTTCAAGCCGCAAAAGGAATTTGA
- the petC gene encoding cytochrome b6-f complex iron-sulfur subunit, which yields MTQMSPSDVPSMGRRQFMNLLTFGTATGVALGALYPVANFFMPLRAGGGTGGTTAKDELGNAVTASSWLAKHPAGDRSLVQGLKGDPTYLIVEGDEAIGNFGINAICTHLGCVVPWNSGANKYICPCHGSQYDANGKVVRGPAPLSLALTHIEIEEDNVFVNQWTETDFRTGEKPWWI from the coding sequence ATGACACAAATGAGTCCTAGCGATGTGCCCTCAATGGGGAGGAGACAGTTCATGAATCTCCTTACATTTGGTACAGCAACAGGAGTTGCATTAGGTGCTTTATATCCTGTGGCTAATTTTTTCATGCCTCTCAGAGCAGGAGGAGGTACCGGAGGAACAACAGCCAAAGATGAACTTGGCAATGCAGTAACAGCTAGCAGTTGGCTTGCAAAGCATCCAGCCGGTGACAGAAGTCTTGTTCAGGGCCTGAAAGGTGATCCCACTTATTTAATAGTGGAAGGAGATGAAGCGATTGGGAATTTTGGAATCAATGCAATCTGTACTCATCTTGGATGTGTTGTCCCATGGAATAGTGGAGCAAACAAATATATTTGCCCATGTCATGGCAGCCAATATGATGCGAATGGGAAAGTAGTAAGAGGCCCTGCACCGCTTTCATTAGCCTTAACCCATATAGAAATTGAAGAAGACAACGTATTTGTAAATCAATGGACAGAAACAGACTTCAGAACAGGAGAGAAGCCATGGTGGATATAA
- a CDS encoding DUF3067 family protein gives MHNDLPKSSCNPLEVEEVINFLLNRWGVLYEFKLVVKGKSLYLQIMWGFLEQQSFPLSEAEYRENLSNTLEIINRLDYISEVRQWLINLEGKPRVGRALSLPLRGGKFLEEFVL, from the coding sequence GTGCACAATGATTTGCCAAAAAGTTCTTGTAATCCTTTGGAAGTAGAGGAGGTTATCAATTTCTTATTGAATAGATGGGGTGTTTTATATGAGTTCAAGCTGGTCGTAAAAGGTAAAAGTCTTTACCTGCAAATTATGTGGGGTTTTCTAGAACAACAATCTTTTCCTTTAAGCGAGGCAGAGTATCGAGAAAATCTTAGCAATACCCTTGAGATTATTAATAGGCTTGATTACATCTCTGAAGTCAGGCAATGGTTAATTAATTTGGAAGGTAAACCTCGAGTTGGTAGAGCTCTTAGTTTGCCTTTGAGGGGGGGGAAGTTTTTGGAGGAATTTGTTCTTTGA
- the tatC gene encoding twin-arginine translocase subunit TatC, whose translation MSFFSHLEELRQRVLRSFIAIILCAFSSLLLIKPLVKALEAPAGSIRFLQLAPGEFLFVSIKVAGYAGLIIALPYIVFQILSFVLPGLTKNEQKLIAPAVACSAILFILGIFFSWRTLVPAALNFLVNYGADVVEPQWSIEKYLDFVLLLMLGTGLSFQVPILQFLLGILGLVKWKQMLSAWRWVLISSAIAGAVITPSTDPITMLLLASSILFLFLIGVLLVAITEKFKEQIPPKTSPPSKAN comes from the coding sequence ATGTCCTTTTTTAGTCACTTAGAAGAGCTCCGGCAAAGAGTTTTAAGAAGTTTTATAGCCATTATTCTTTGCGCATTTTCATCTCTTTTACTAATAAAGCCTTTAGTTAAAGCTTTAGAAGCTCCTGCAGGTTCAATTCGTTTTCTTCAACTTGCCCCAGGTGAATTCCTATTTGTATCAATAAAAGTAGCTGGATATGCTGGGCTAATAATTGCATTGCCTTATATAGTTTTTCAAATTCTCTCTTTTGTTTTACCAGGCCTTACCAAAAACGAGCAAAAGCTAATTGCACCAGCAGTAGCTTGCTCAGCAATTTTGTTCATATTAGGAATATTTTTTTCTTGGAGAACTCTTGTACCTGCAGCTTTGAATTTCCTAGTCAACTATGGAGCAGATGTTGTTGAGCCACAGTGGTCAATTGAAAAGTATTTGGATTTTGTTTTGCTTCTAATGCTCGGTACAGGGTTATCTTTTCAAGTCCCAATACTTCAGTTCTTATTAGGCATTCTAGGTCTTGTGAAATGGAAACAAATGCTTTCCGCTTGGAGATGGGTTCTTATTTCATCTGCTATTGCAGGTGCAGTTATTACCCCATCAACTGATCCTATAACTATGTTGTTACTGGCGAGTTCAATCTTATTTTTATTCCTTATAGGAGTTTTGCTTGTTGCAATTACAGAAAAATTCAAAGAACAAATTCCTCCAAAAACTTCCCCCCCCTCAAAGGCAAACTAA
- a CDS encoding Rqc2 family fibronectin-binding protein: MTSANNYQDNHMSDLRLQMMDITSLKAVLSELRKKVIPSRLEKVQQSDTHSIQIAFRTLKGLTWIELSWHAESPRIVEIEAPPRKIGESTLSKQIQCGGRGLALIQLKQDGFDRTVEFGFAIRPKGSFEKFLVLELMGRHSNLLFLDKKKKVITIGKQIRATQSRLRPISTGDLYFPPPPLQGLEPKRSYSFKEWKTQLTLLPITVKEAFQETYQGISPNLLLQLASNDKYSAEKLINLKINDLTDKNWEDLFSSWNKWLKDLEEENFCISFHGPSPYRVWSQETLCASSNEKIGISLGKYYKNHLEAKALKQIFKTLSKALCKKKEAEEKNLIEQVKLYSQTNQIKSLYTKADEILCLSKPSKEKVKEAQKLYSQAKKFKRSKLILKERINHHKEMLRFINETDLFLDYIIKNKNESQSEKIESIKSLKEDIEGFILSKQQIVKRKYKSNNASTNLLQLKSPSGLTIQIGKNHRQNELISLKNANKGDVWFHAQESPGSHVVIKAVNGTIKEPDLKICADLAAFFSKAKQNNKVSVLMVPTSKLNKPKGAAPGMVTHREGKVLWAEPSNGEKYLEQFTKNA, translated from the coding sequence ATGACATCTGCGAACAACTATCAAGATAATCATATGAGTGATTTACGTCTTCAAATGATGGATATAACCAGTCTGAAGGCTGTTCTCTCAGAATTAAGAAAGAAAGTAATTCCAAGTCGTTTAGAGAAAGTTCAGCAATCTGATACACATAGCATCCAAATCGCATTTAGGACTTTAAAAGGCTTAACTTGGATCGAGCTGAGTTGGCATGCAGAGTCTCCAAGGATTGTAGAAATAGAAGCTCCTCCTAGAAAAATTGGCGAAAGTACTCTAAGCAAACAAATTCAATGTGGGGGCCGTGGTCTAGCTTTAATTCAATTAAAGCAAGATGGATTTGATCGAACAGTAGAGTTTGGGTTCGCTATTCGTCCAAAAGGAAGCTTTGAAAAGTTTCTAGTATTAGAGTTAATGGGCCGTCATAGTAATTTATTGTTTTTAGATAAGAAAAAGAAAGTTATCACAATAGGAAAACAAATAAGAGCGACCCAATCTCGTTTAAGGCCAATAAGCACAGGGGATCTATATTTCCCTCCTCCTCCATTGCAAGGCTTAGAGCCTAAAAGAAGTTATTCATTTAAAGAATGGAAAACACAACTCACACTTCTTCCAATAACAGTAAAAGAAGCATTTCAAGAAACTTATCAAGGAATTAGTCCCAATCTATTACTTCAATTAGCAAGTAATGATAAATATTCTGCAGAAAAATTAATCAATCTAAAAATTAATGATTTAACAGATAAAAATTGGGAGGATTTATTTTCCAGCTGGAACAAGTGGTTGAAAGATTTAGAGGAAGAGAACTTTTGCATATCTTTTCATGGTCCTAGTCCTTATCGAGTATGGAGTCAAGAAACATTATGTGCTTCTTCCAACGAGAAAATAGGTATATCACTTGGCAAATACTATAAAAATCATTTAGAGGCAAAGGCCCTCAAGCAAATATTTAAGACTCTCTCAAAAGCTCTATGCAAAAAAAAAGAAGCCGAAGAAAAAAACTTAATCGAACAAGTAAAGCTATACTCCCAAACTAATCAAATCAAATCTTTATATACAAAAGCTGATGAAATACTTTGTTTAAGCAAGCCAAGTAAAGAAAAAGTAAAAGAGGCTCAAAAATTATATTCACAAGCGAAAAAGTTCAAACGATCAAAATTAATTTTAAAGGAAAGAATTAATCATCATAAAGAGATGCTTAGATTTATCAATGAAACAGATTTATTTTTGGATTATATTATCAAAAATAAAAATGAGAGTCAGAGTGAGAAGATAGAAAGCATTAAAAGTCTCAAAGAAGATATAGAAGGATTCATTTTGTCAAAGCAACAAATCGTCAAAAGGAAATACAAATCCAATAATGCTTCTACAAATTTACTTCAGCTCAAAAGCCCAAGTGGTTTAACAATTCAAATAGGGAAAAACCATCGACAAAACGAATTAATTAGCCTCAAAAATGCCAATAAAGGAGACGTTTGGTTCCATGCTCAAGAATCTCCTGGCAGCCATGTGGTTATAAAAGCAGTCAATGGGACTATAAAAGAACCTGATTTAAAAATCTGTGCTGATTTAGCTGCCTTCTTTAGCAAAGCAAAGCAAAACAATAAAGTATCAGTACTAATGGTGCCTACATCAAAGCTGAACAAGCCCAAAGGAGCTGCGCCGGGGATGGTAACTCATAGAGAAGGCAAGGTTTTATGGGCTGAACCATCCAACGGAGAAAAGTATCTTGAGCAGTTCACAAAAAATGCATAA
- the gmk gene encoding guanylate kinase — MTDNNGLTVITGPSGVGKGTLVKKLLNSSNNIWLSVSATTRAPRLGEKEGTDYFFLKKKDFKNLVEAGGFLEWAEFAGNFYGTPREEVQKKLSKGKKVLLEIELDGARQVRNSFPDGFQLFIAPPSFKELETRIRARGTDSEDAIRRRLKRASEEIDAQNEFDAVVINDDIDIAFLEIKRLIGL, encoded by the coding sequence ATGACTGATAACAATGGGTTAACAGTAATTACTGGACCTAGTGGTGTAGGTAAAGGAACTCTAGTAAAGAAATTGCTTAATAGTAGCAATAATATTTGGCTCTCAGTTTCTGCTACTACACGAGCGCCTAGGTTGGGAGAGAAGGAAGGGACGGATTATTTCTTTTTAAAAAAGAAGGATTTTAAGAATTTAGTAGAAGCCGGAGGTTTCCTTGAATGGGCCGAGTTTGCAGGGAATTTTTATGGGACACCTAGAGAAGAAGTTCAGAAAAAACTTTCTAAAGGGAAAAAGGTTTTATTGGAAATTGAATTAGATGGAGCAAGACAGGTTCGAAATAGTTTTCCTGATGGATTCCAATTGTTTATTGCACCTCCAAGCTTTAAGGAGCTAGAAACTCGCATTAGAGCTAGAGGAACTGATTCGGAAGATGCTATTAGACGCCGCCTAAAAAGGGCATCAGAGGAAATTGATGCCCAAAATGAATTTGATGCAGTAGTAATAAATGATGATATAGATATTGCTTTTCTAGAAATTAAAAGGTTAATAGGTCTTTAA
- the psaJ gene encoding photosystem I reaction center subunit IX — MFKIFSTKWFRSAPVVATIWIVITAGILVEWNRFVPDLLFHPGL, encoded by the coding sequence ATGTTTAAAATCTTTTCAACAAAATGGTTTAGATCGGCACCTGTGGTTGCAACCATTTGGATAGTAATCACTGCAGGCATTCTCGTTGAATGGAATCGTTTTGTTCCAGATCTCCTTTTCCACCCTGGACTATAA
- a CDS encoding photosystem I reaction center subunit III — protein MRRLFSILLSAFLVLGLAPLANAAGEAVNRDRPSTDFIASGLTPCSDNARFQERAAGASTPKDIARFERYSKASCGDDGLPHLVITPTIEPFGALASRHHEGDVLIPGHIFIYIAGIIGWSGREYLRASKQNKNPSENEIFIDFALARKCLIKGAAWPFEANKQGRNGDLREKDENISLNGPR, from the coding sequence ATGCGTCGTCTCTTCTCAATTCTTCTATCTGCCTTCCTAGTTTTAGGCTTGGCTCCATTAGCTAATGCAGCTGGAGAAGCAGTCAATCGTGACAGACCCAGCACTGATTTCATAGCCTCAGGGCTTACACCATGTTCTGACAATGCTCGCTTTCAAGAGCGAGCTGCTGGAGCTTCTACGCCAAAAGACATCGCCAGGTTTGAGCGTTATAGCAAAGCATCCTGTGGAGATGACGGTCTGCCCCACTTAGTAATTACTCCCACTATTGAACCTTTTGGAGCCTTAGCAAGTAGGCATCATGAAGGAGATGTTTTAATTCCTGGTCATATCTTTATTTATATTGCTGGAATAATTGGATGGTCTGGCAGGGAGTACTTAAGAGCATCAAAACAAAACAAGAATCCTTCAGAAAACGAAATTTTCATTGACTTTGCTCTAGCAAGAAAGTGTTTAATCAAAGGTGCCGCTTGGCCTTTTGAGGCAAATAAACAAGGAAGAAATGGTGACCTCCGCGAAAAGGATGAAAACATTTCTTTAAATGGACCTAGATAA
- the tsaD gene encoding tRNA (adenosine(37)-N6)-threonylcarbamoyltransferase complex transferase subunit TsaD, with product MHTVLALETSCDETAAAVVQFQTDRFRVLANFIASQANEHAQWGGVVPEIASRRHLENMPFLIEKALDRSEISISKLDAIAATVTPGLTGALLVGSVTARTLACLHGLPFLGIHHLEGHLASALLSETPPIPPYLVLLVSGGHTELIQVDKNFIYSRVGMSHDDAAGEAFDKVARLLGLSYPGGPAIEKVGKNGDPYSFSLPKCRVSKPDGGFYPYDFSFSGLKTAVLRKVEAIKSLEKDIPVADLAASFENVVAEVLVERSLKYALDNGISSLVMVGGVAANNRLRKMMFAEARKKSINVYMAPKSFCTDNAAMIGTAALLRLLSGTSPSSIGLGVSARCRMDQSDLLYENNHPF from the coding sequence ATGCATACTGTACTCGCCCTCGAAACAAGTTGTGACGAGACTGCGGCAGCTGTCGTTCAATTTCAGACCGATAGGTTTCGTGTTTTGGCAAACTTTATTGCTTCCCAAGCTAATGAGCATGCTCAGTGGGGAGGGGTTGTGCCGGAAATAGCATCAAGAAGACATCTTGAAAATATGCCCTTTTTGATAGAAAAGGCATTGGATAGATCTGAAATAAGTATTTCAAAATTAGATGCTATTGCCGCAACAGTTACACCAGGATTGACAGGAGCTTTGCTCGTTGGATCTGTAACAGCAAGGACATTAGCTTGCCTTCATGGGCTTCCTTTTTTAGGTATTCATCATTTAGAAGGGCATCTTGCATCAGCGCTTCTTTCGGAAACACCTCCAATCCCTCCCTATTTGGTCCTCTTGGTAAGTGGAGGTCACACAGAGTTAATCCAAGTTGATAAAAATTTTATATACTCCAGAGTTGGAATGAGTCACGATGATGCAGCAGGAGAAGCCTTTGATAAGGTCGCTAGATTATTAGGACTTTCATACCCTGGAGGGCCTGCTATCGAGAAGGTTGGGAAGAATGGCGACCCCTACAGCTTTTCGTTGCCAAAATGCAGGGTGTCAAAACCTGATGGGGGTTTTTATCCATATGATTTTTCATTTAGCGGTCTCAAAACAGCTGTCTTGCGAAAGGTGGAAGCTATTAAATCCTTAGAAAAAGATATACCTGTAGCTGATCTCGCCGCTAGTTTTGAGAATGTAGTTGCAGAAGTTTTGGTTGAAAGAAGCTTGAAATATGCTCTTGATAATGGCATTTCGTCTTTGGTAATGGTTGGAGGAGTAGCTGCTAATAATCGATTAAGAAAGATGATGTTTGCAGAAGCCCGAAAAAAATCTATAAATGTTTATATGGCTCCAAAATCCTTTTGTACTGATAATGCCGCAATGATCGGCACGGCAGCTTTATTACGGTTATTATCAGGTACAAGTCCTAGTTCCATAGGCCTTGGTGTTTCAGCAAGGTGTCGGATGGATCAATCTGATCTTTTGTATGAAAACAATCATCCATTCTGA
- a CDS encoding high light inducible protein, with the protein MNSSEKDKEKAASPVSKTELNSWKRGFTPQAEIWNGRMASIGLIIGLFSLILINNLFGGK; encoded by the coding sequence ATGAATTCTTCTGAAAAAGATAAAGAAAAGGCTGCTTCACCCGTTAGTAAAACCGAACTTAATTCTTGGAAAAGAGGTTTTACTCCTCAAGCGGAAATATGGAATGGTCGAATGGCTTCTATTGGATTGATTATAGGGTTGTTTTCTTTGATTTTGATCAATAATTTATTTGGAGGGAAATAG
- a CDS encoding cation:proton antiporter produces the protein MTPERLGLLWGVTVFAGAGARLLSALTGFPGVVLLLLSGLLIGRSGLGLVEPLDLGQGLEIIVGLLVSLVLFDGGLNLRLPGDTIKTTVIRISLIRLFVSLAAIWIAAHLLAGLAWNVAAVYSAIVLATGPTVVTPLIQQIRLASPLGDVLEAEGLVLEPIGAVLALLLLELLVGDLHGWKELFFSLLARLGGGVLIGLFAGWILSEALRRIKTESAVGIRLQITLGVLFLLYGICEWILPESGLPASVAAGFIVGRSPSIEVDKLDELIRELAQLAITMLFPLLAADVSWSELSPLGWGGISCVFVLMVVVRPLAVSLATIGLPLDIRQRLFLGWLAPRGIVTAAVASLFSIRLEQAGVLGAGRLQGLVFLTILMTVGIQGLTAKPLAKKLGLLAEDQTS, from the coding sequence ATGACTCCTGAGCGGCTAGGACTGCTTTGGGGGGTGACAGTTTTTGCCGGAGCCGGGGCAAGACTTTTGTCTGCCCTTACTGGCTTCCCTGGTGTCGTCCTATTACTCCTTTCTGGGCTGTTAATAGGTCGTTCTGGCTTGGGACTTGTTGAGCCTCTTGATTTAGGACAGGGGCTGGAAATTATCGTGGGATTACTTGTAAGCCTTGTCTTATTTGATGGTGGATTAAATCTTCGTCTTCCTGGAGACACGATAAAAACAACTGTTATTAGAATTTCGTTAATACGACTTTTTGTTTCTTTAGCAGCTATTTGGATTGCAGCTCATTTGCTTGCTGGACTGGCTTGGAATGTAGCTGCTGTATATAGTGCGATAGTTTTGGCGACTGGCCCTACTGTTGTAACACCATTAATTCAACAGATTCGATTGGCTTCACCTTTGGGAGATGTTCTTGAAGCAGAAGGATTAGTTCTTGAGCCAATAGGGGCAGTTTTAGCCCTGCTTCTTCTTGAATTATTAGTTGGTGATCTTCATGGATGGAAGGAATTGTTTTTTAGCCTATTAGCGCGATTAGGTGGGGGGGTTCTTATTGGTTTATTTGCTGGATGGATTCTTTCTGAAGCGCTAAGAAGAATAAAAACAGAATCTGCTGTGGGAATTAGATTGCAAATAACGTTGGGAGTATTGTTTTTGCTGTATGGCATTTGTGAATGGATTTTGCCTGAATCAGGTTTGCCTGCTTCAGTTGCTGCAGGCTTTATTGTTGGGCGAAGTCCTTCTATTGAGGTTGATAAATTAGATGAATTAATAAGAGAGTTGGCTCAGCTTGCAATAACAATGCTTTTCCCACTACTTGCTGCAGATGTTTCTTGGAGTGAATTAAGTCCACTGGGTTGGGGTGGAATTAGTTGTGTTTTTGTTCTAATGGTTGTAGTTAGACCATTGGCTGTAAGCCTTGCCACTATTGGACTCCCATTGGATATAAGGCAACGTTTATTCCTTGGATGGTTAGCCCCTAGAGGCATTGTTACTGCAGCTGTTGCTTCTCTTTTCTCTATTCGTTTAGAACAAGCCGGAGTCCTTGGTGCTGGACGACTCCAAGGATTGGTCTTCTTAACGATTCTAATGACTGTAGGGATCCAAGGATTAACAGCAAAACCCTTGGCAAAGAAATTAGGGTTACTTGCGGAAGATCAGACAAGTTGA
- the gltX gene encoding glutamate--tRNA ligase, giving the protein MKVRVRLAPSPTGFFHIGTARTALFNWLYARKNNGSFLIRIEDTDKERSKDKFTSNIFEGLKWLGLKWDEEPIFQSNRIDDHRKAIISLLDKGMAYRCYTTEKELQEMRDAQKEAGQAPKYDNRHRDLTPSQESQFIQEGRSSVIRFRIENEESVYWNDMVRGLMQWSCKDLGGDMVISRRAPANEIGDPLYNLVVVIDDAEMSITHVIRGEDHLANTAKQILLYKALELKQPTFGHTPLILNPNGRKLSKRDGVTSISDFREMGYTSKAMTNYMTLLGWSPPEGMGERFNLKESSQAFDFDRVNKAGAKFDWEKLNWLNAQEIHSWSPEKLLECLSPLWIEEGWELLTKDWGLKLTQLIGPSMTVIKDGIEHSRVFFEEPCLKDDGIKQLEIEDAKKILLKISEKLDKTPWDGIDHAIAKSIISECSKSLGVKKGLIMKTLRAALLGSIQGPDLIASWSLLAMKAEDISRIKKHL; this is encoded by the coding sequence TTGAAAGTTAGAGTAAGGCTAGCCCCAAGTCCCACAGGTTTTTTTCATATAGGCACAGCACGCACCGCTTTATTTAATTGGTTATATGCACGTAAAAACAATGGCTCGTTTTTAATACGAATAGAAGATACAGACAAAGAAAGGTCCAAAGATAAATTTACTTCGAATATCTTTGAAGGACTTAAATGGCTTGGATTGAAATGGGATGAGGAACCTATTTTTCAAAGCAATCGAATTGATGACCATCGCAAAGCAATCATTTCGTTACTTGATAAAGGAATGGCATATAGGTGTTACACCACTGAAAAAGAACTTCAAGAAATGCGAGATGCTCAAAAAGAAGCTGGGCAGGCTCCTAAGTATGACAACCGTCATAGAGATCTCACTCCCTCTCAAGAATCACAATTCATTCAAGAAGGTAGAAGTTCAGTAATACGTTTCCGTATTGAGAATGAAGAATCAGTTTATTGGAATGACATGGTTAGAGGATTAATGCAGTGGAGCTGCAAAGACCTTGGGGGAGATATGGTTATTTCGCGTAGAGCGCCTGCCAATGAAATTGGGGATCCTCTGTATAACTTAGTTGTTGTAATAGACGATGCTGAGATGTCTATTACACATGTAATCCGTGGTGAAGACCACCTTGCCAATACAGCCAAGCAAATACTCCTTTATAAAGCACTAGAGCTAAAACAACCAACTTTTGGACACACTCCATTAATCCTTAATCCCAACGGTCGCAAGTTATCAAAGCGTGATGGAGTCACCTCTATTAGTGATTTCAGGGAAATGGGTTACACCTCAAAGGCTATGACAAATTACATGACACTTCTTGGGTGGTCTCCGCCTGAAGGGATGGGAGAAAGATTCAATTTAAAAGAATCATCTCAAGCATTTGATTTTGATCGAGTAAACAAAGCAGGTGCAAAATTTGACTGGGAAAAACTAAATTGGCTAAATGCTCAAGAAATTCATAGTTGGTCTCCTGAAAAACTATTGGAGTGCTTAAGTCCTTTATGGATTGAAGAAGGATGGGAGTTGCTAACAAAAGACTGGGGACTAAAACTCACTCAACTTATTGGCCCATCAATGACAGTTATAAAAGATGGCATCGAACATAGCCGCGTTTTCTTTGAGGAACCTTGCCTAAAAGATGATGGAATAAAACAATTAGAGATTGAAGACGCAAAAAAAATCCTACTCAAAATATCTGAAAAGTTAGATAAAACGCCCTGGGATGGTATCGATCATGCAATCGCAAAATCAATCATATCTGAATGTTCAAAATCCTTAGGGGTCAAAAAAGGATTAATAATGAAAACGCTTCGAGCAGCTTTACTTGGGAGCATTCAAGGTCCTGACTTGATTGCATCTTGGAGCCTACTTGCAATGAAAGCTGAAGATATCAGCAGGATCAAAAAACATCTATAA
- a CDS encoding hyperconserved protein Hcp, whose protein sequence is MELDLQPGDVVKVLESAALGWVRARVIRVKSGGRVVVQSDQGREFTARGNQVRLIEPAGFRP, encoded by the coding sequence ATGGAGTTAGATCTTCAACCTGGCGATGTAGTAAAAGTCCTTGAGTCTGCCGCTCTTGGCTGGGTTAGGGCACGTGTAATACGAGTCAAATCTGGTGGTCGAGTTGTAGTCCAAAGTGATCAAGGCCGAGAATTCACAGCTAGAGGGAATCAAGTACGTCTCATTGAGCCTGCTGGGTTCCGTCCATAA
- the rplS gene encoding 50S ribosomal protein L19, with product MSNDASTAIAEKVNDKKSSGSNKKQILTPQGLIDMFEKSQQKKKVPEVYVGDTVRVGVRISEGNKERVQPYEGVVISKRHGGVNQTITVRRIFQGVGVERVFMVHSPQVASIKVERRGKVRRAKLFYLRDRVGKATRVKQRFDR from the coding sequence ATGAGTAATGATGCCTCCACTGCCATTGCAGAAAAAGTCAATGACAAAAAGTCATCTGGGTCTAATAAAAAGCAAATATTGACCCCTCAAGGACTCATTGATATGTTTGAGAAATCTCAACAAAAAAAGAAGGTTCCTGAAGTCTATGTGGGGGACACAGTACGTGTTGGAGTTCGCATAAGTGAAGGGAACAAAGAAAGGGTTCAACCTTATGAGGGTGTGGTTATTTCTAAACGCCACGGGGGTGTAAATCAAACTATTACTGTTCGTCGCATTTTCCAAGGAGTAGGTGTTGAAAGAGTCTTTATGGTTCATAGCCCCCAAGTTGCTTCTATAAAAGTTGAGCGTCGAGGTAAAGTAAGAAGAGCGAAGCTCTTTTATCTGCGAGATCGAGTTGGTAAAGCGACTCGAGTAAAGCAGCGCTTCGATCGCTGA